The genomic stretch AGGAAGGTGGCCCCCTCGCCGGGCACGCTCTCCACGCGGATGCGCCCGCCGTGCGCCTCCACCAGCTGGCGCACGATGTAGAGCCCCAGCCCGAAGCCCGCCTTGCCCTCGCCGCTGGGGGCGCGCTGGAAGCGCCCGAAGATGCGCGCCTGGGCGTCCGCGGGGATGCCGGGGCCGCGGTCGCGCACGCTCAGGTACACCTGGCCCCCGGCGCCCCAGGCGCGCAGCTGCACGGGGCGGCCGCGGCCGAACTTGAGCGCGTTGGAGAGCAGGTTCGTCACCACCCGGTCCAGGCGCAGCCGGTCCCAGCGGCCCACCAGCCCCGGCGCGAGCTCCGCCGAGAGCGCGACGCCGGCCTCCGCCGCCTGCTCCGCCGAGCGCTCGACCACCTCGCGCACCAGCTCCCCGAGCTCCAGCTCGCCCAGCTCCAGCACCAGCGCGCCGGAGGAGGAGCGCGAGAGGTCCAGCAGGTTGTTGAGCATCTGCCCCAGGCGCTTCGTCTGCTTGTCGGCCGCCATCAGCCCGCCGCGCACCTTCTCGTGGTCCTCCAGGTCCGTGCGCCGCAGCTTGCTGAGCAGCAGCTGCAGCATGTGCAGGGGGTTTGCGAGGTCGTGGGCCGCGACGCCGATGAGCTCGAGCGCCTCCTGCGCCTCGCGGTAGAGCCGCGCGTTGTCCAGCGCGAGCGCGGCGCGGCCCGCGAGCTCCTCCACGAAGGCGCGGTCGGTGTTGCTGAAGCGCCGCTCCTCGCGGGTGCTGAACAGCGCGAGCGCGCCGAGCGCACGCTCGCCCACCACCAGCGGGACGATGAGGAAGGAGCGGAAGGCGAGCTCCTCGAGCAGCGCGCGCTCGTCCGGGTCCGACGCCACGCGCTCGGCCATCTCGCGCGTCACCTCGGGCACCAGCGTGCTGCGCCGCGTGTCCAGCGTCTGCCACACGCCGAAGGGGGTGCCGGGGGTGGGCGGGAAGCGGCGCACCAGCTCGCGCAGCCGCAGCTCCTGCTCGCGCTCCGCGTGCACGATGGCCGCCGCGCTCACGCTCTGGGCGCCGGGCGCCACCAGGTACAGGATGCACGCGTCCGCCACCTCGGGCACGGTGAGGCGCGCGAGCTCGGTGACGGTGACGTCCGGGTCCAGCGCGCGGTTGAAGAGGCGGCCCGCCTCGGCGAAGAGCCGCTGGGCGCGCTCCACGCGCTTGCGCTCGGTGATGTCGCGGGTGACGCAGGCGAAGCCCTCCAGCTGCCCCGAGGCGCTCTTCACCGGGGTGAGCAGGAACTCGGCCCAGAAGCGGGTGCCGTCCTTGCGCAGCCGCCAGCTCTCGCCCTGCAGCCGCCCGTCGCGCAGCGTGCGCTCCAGCTCGCGCGCGGGCAGCCCGCGCGCCTGGGCCTCGGGGGGATAGAGCGCGCTCACCGGCTGGCCCAGCACCTCCTCCTCGCGCCAGCCGTGGATGCGCTGCGCGCCCGCGTTCCAGTGTGTCACCCGCCCCTGCGCATCCAGCAGCATCAGCGCGTAGTCGCGCACCGCGTCCACCACCAGCGCGAAGCGCTGCTCGCTCTGGTGCGCGCTCTGGTTGAGCCGGGTGAGGGGCCGGGTGAGCACCCAGCCGAGGCTCGCCGCGAGCGCGAGCCCCAGCGCGGTGGAGACGAACACCAGCACCAGCGCGCGCCGGGTGGCGCGCGCGTCCGCGGCCGCGCCGGCTGCGAGGTGGCGGTCCACGTGCGCGCTCAGCTGCGAGAGCAGCAGCTCGGTGGCCACGCGCGGGCCCTGCAGCTCGCTGCCCACCAGCTCGCGCAGCCGCCCCGGCGTGGCGCCGTCCTCGCGCGCGCGGCGCACCTTCTCCACCGCCGCCTCGTGCCCGGCCTCGGCCGTGGCGAGCTGCGCGAGCAGCGTGGGGCCGGGCGGCTCCACCAGCCGGCGCTGCAGCTCGGCGTGCAGGCGGCGGAAGTCGCCGCGCGCCACGCGCGCGTCCTCCTCGAAGAGCAGGTTGCCGGAGAGCGCGTAGCCGCGCGAGGCGCCCACCTTCTCGCTGAAGGCGCGCCGCAGCTGCTCCACGAGCAGCCGGTCCTCGGAGGCATCCAGCGTCGCTGCCCTGCCGCTCAGCGCGAGCGTGCGCAGCGCGAGCACCGAGCTTGCGGCGAGCGCGAGTGCGATGAGCAGGGCGGTGACGAAGCCCACCCCGACCCGCTGCGCGAACGACCAGGTGCGCCCCATCGGCCCATGTCCTCACGCGCACCGCGAAGCTGCGCCCCTCACCTCTCCCCCGCGATGAACCTGCAGCGCATTCGTACCCTGGAGTACCCGCCCCCGGGGCCACCGGGCCTGTCCGCTAGGCGGCGTCGCACAGGGAGCGTCCCCCTGGCCGCGGTGTCCTCCGCGCGGAAGGCCGGGCGGCCGCCCTCCCCTGTCTCGCCTGCCACGCCGCGTACGCGCACCGTGCGGGGAGCACACCCGGACCCGGAGGCTGGCCATGTCCCTGCAGCTGCACTCGGAGGACTTCGAGGAGGGAGCTCCCCTGCCGCGCCGCCTCACCTGCGAGGGAGAGGACCGCTCGCCTGCGCTCGCCTGGGAGGGCGCCCCACCGGGCACCGGTGCCTACGCGCTGGTGGTGGACGACCCGGATGCGCCGGACCCCGCCCACCCGCGCACGCGCTGGGTGCACTGGGTGCTCTACAACCTGCCGAAGGAGGCGCGCGGACTCCCCGCGGGGGCGAGCGGGGCGTCACTCCCGCCCGGCGCGCGCGAGGGGCTCAACGACTGGCAGCGCGCGGGCTACGGCGGCCCCTGCCCGCCCGTGGGCCGCCACCGCTACGTGCACACGCTCTACGCGCTGGACGGGCCGCTGCCGGACCTGGGCCGGCCGCCCACGCGCGCCGAGCTGGAGGCGGCGATGGGCGGGCACGTGCTCGCGCGCACCCAGCTCATCGGCACCTACCAGAAGGGACAGCCGGGCTAGTTCGCGGTGGCGACCGCGGGGCCCTGCACCACCACCTCGGCGGCGGCGCGGCGGCGGCCGGCGGTCGCCGTGACGACGCAGCGGCCCGGGCCCACCGCCGTCACGGTGCCGTCGGCGCCCACCGTGGCCACGGACCAGTCCGAGGAGAACCAGAGGAAGGGCACCCCGTCGATGACGGCGCCCTTGGCGTTGAAGGCCTGGGCGCGCACCACGTGGGTCTGCCCGCGGCGCAGCAGCGTGACGTGGGTCTCGGTGAGGCCCATGCGCGCGAAGTCGTTGCGCACCACGCGCACGTTGAGCCGGCGGCTCATCTGCCCCACGGTGGCCGTGAGGGTGGCGGTGCCGGGGGAGAGCCCGAGGATGCGCCCGTTGTCCACGCGCGCGACCGTCGGGTCGCTCGAGCTGAAGGTGGGCGCCGCGTCCGTGATGGCGCGGCCCTGCTCGTTCTTCAGCGTCACGCTGAGCGGGAGGCTGCGGCCCTCCTCGAGGAAGTCCACGTCTCCGGTGCGCAGCTCCATGGAGCCGGGGATGGAGACCACCAGCGGGAAGGCGCCGCGCACGCTGCGGCCCGAGAGCGCGACGATCTCCGTCTTGCCGCTGCGCAGCGCCACCACCTGGCCATCCTCCACCGTGGCCACCTCGGGCACGGTGCTCACCCACTTGAGCTTCGCCTTCTCCAGCTTCTGGCCGTGCTTGTCCTGCACCAGCGCGCTGAGCGTGAGCTGCTGGCCGCGCGAGCGCAGCGGCCCCACCTGCTCCGCGGGAGCGCTGAGGGAGATGGTGGCCGGGGACGGCCCGCAGGCCGAGAGGAGGACGGCTGCCAGGAGGGCGGCCGAACGGGCGAGGGTGATGCGGTTCATGGTGGGGAGCACGCGGGGCAAGGCGGGGGCGAGCGGGGGCAGTTGTACCGGAGCGCAGGGCAGAGCGCAAAAAGGGCGGGTTCGGGGGCCGGTTCGGAACGGCGCGTGCCGAACAGGCAGGCCAGGGTCCGCTATTTCCCCCGGCTCCGGATGGGGGCCCGGGTGAATGGGCGGGGCGGCCCTGACGTCCAGGCCACACCCGGGAGCGCCCCGGCTCACGCGGAGCATGCGGGTGGCGTGGCGCCCGGACTAGGGTGCCCGCACCCTTGTTCTGGGGCGCACACCCGCCCCCCTCGCGCCTGCCTCCTCGCCCAGCGGGGAGGCAGGGCCCCTGACCTGACGCAGTGGAGGACCTCGCACCATGTCGTCCGAACCCAAGAAGAAGCGCTGGCCCATCGTCCTGGGCGCCATCGTGGCCCTGCTGGTGGCCGTGGTGCTCATCGTGCTCTGGCGCCTGGACGCCATCCTGCTCGACCAGGCGCGCGCCCAGGCCGCCACGCTCTCGCAGCGCCTGGGGCGCCCGGTGCAGGTGGGCGACATCGACACCCAGCTCTTCCCCCACGTGGGCGCCGAGGTGCAGGACGTGGTGGTGGGCGCGGCGGCCGGCGAGGACGCCCCCCTCCTCGAGCTCAAGAGCGTGGACGTGCGGGTGGCGCTGATGCCCGCGCTGCGCTCGCGCGGCAAGGACCTGCAGGTGCTCAACGCCGAGGCCACCGGCCTCACGGTGAACGTCATCCGCCTGCCGGACGGCACCACCAACCTGCAGCGGCTGCAGCAGCGGCTCGCGGAGACCGCGCCGAAGGAGGAGCCGCAGCAGGAGCAGGCTCCCACGGACCTGAGCGGCGTGCGGGTGGACCGTGCGGCCCTCACGGACGGGCGCGTGCGCTTCATCGACCACGGCGCCGGGGCCAAGGCGCGTGAGCTCGCCATCAACGACGTGGACATGGAGCTCAAGGACCTGCGCGTGGGCCAGCCGCTGGACGTGGTGCTCAAGGCGGCGGTGCTCGCGGAGAAGCAGAATCTGGAGCTGCGCCTGCACGCGGCCCCCCTGCCCGCGACCCTCACCCCGGTGCCCGAGCGGCTCGTGCTCAAGGTGGAGCCCATCGACCTCGCGCCGCTCGCGCCCTTCATCTCGCCGGAGGTGGGCTTCCAGGCGGGCCACTTCCAGGCGGACTGGGACGCGCTGCTGGGCGCCGCGGTGCCCGGCGGCAGCGGGCCCACGCGCCTCAAGGGCGGCTTCAAGGCGACGGGGCTGAAGTTCGCCGGCGCGGAAGGGGGCAAGGCCCTGGACGTGGTGCTGGACACCGACGTCACCGGCGACGTGGCCAAGGGTGACCTCGCGCTGGACACGCTGCGCTTCGACCTCGGCCCCGCCGGCATCAACGGCAAGGGCCGGGTGCGCGGGCTGATGAGCCCCACGCCCTCGGTGGAGGGGCTGGAGATCAAGAGCCACGACCTCGACCCCGCGAAGCTCGCCGAGTACTACCCGCCGCTGCGCAAGCAGCTCGCCGGGCAGGTAGCGGGCCCCATCGGGCTGAGCGTGAAGGGCAGCGGCACCCAGGCCGCCCAGGCGCTGGTGGTGGACGTGGACCTCACCCCGGTGCGCCTGCGCATCCCGCTGCAGCTCGCGAAGGACGCGGGCGCCCCCATGCGCCTGAGCGCGAACCTCAGTGGCGCCGCGGCCACCGGCGGCAGCCTGCGCTTCGATGCCACGGCGGACCTCACCGGCGCGGACCTGCGCCCCGGCCTCACCCTGAACAAGGCCCCGGGCCAGCGCATGGACGTGGACGCCAAGGGCACCTACGCGCCCGCGCAGGGCAAGACGCCCCTGCGCGTGGACGTGAGCGCGCTCACCGTGCACCTGCTCGAGGACACGATGACGGGCACCGCGAAGTACGCCCAGGGCGGCACCCCGAAGGCGCCCCGCACCGACTTCGCCGTGGACCTCAAGAGCGCGCACCTGGACGCGGACAAGCTGCTGCTCAAGGAGGAGGAGGCCATCGCGCTCAACGGGGGCAAGCCCCTGCCCGTGCCGGACGACCCCAACCGCTTCCGCGGCATGCACGGGGACATGAAGGTGCAGATCGCCACCCTGCGCATGAGCGGGCTGGACCTCGCGAACGTGCTGGTGCTGGCCAAGATGGACGAGGACCTGTTCAGCGTGCAGAAGCTGAGCGCGGGGCTCGCGGGCGGCACGGTGAGCGCGGACGGCACCTCCATGCACCTGGGCCCCACGCCCGACAAGCGCCCCTTCGACGCGAAGCTGAGCATGAAGAACATCGACCTGGAGAAGGCGCTGCAGATGGTCAGCGACCACAAGGTCATGGGCGGTACCTTCAGCGGCGACGTGAACCTCAAGGGCGTGGGCACCGAGATGAGCGGCCTCACCCAGACGCTCGCCGGCGTCATCCAGGGCGACGTGCTCAACGGCACCTTCTTCGGCAAGGACCTCTTCGCCAGCGTCTCCGAGCCGCTCGCCAAGGCGCTGCCCTTCGCGGGCAAGAAGCTCGAGGACACGGGCGTGACGAAGTTCGGCGAGAAGCTGCCCTTCGGGCTCACCATCGAGCACGGCGTCGCGCAGCTGAGCAAGCCCATCACCTGGACGCGGCCCGAGGGCGGTGTGAACTTCACCGGCGGCATGAAGCTGGACGGCATGCTCAACCTCGCCGGCACGCTGGACTTCGCTCCGGCCGCCATCAACAAGCTCACCCTGGGCAAGGTCACCCCCACCCAGCCCATCCCGCTCTCCCTGAGCGTCACCGGCCCCGCGTGGAAGCCGGAGATCGGCGGGCTGGACGTGAAGCCCGCAGCCAAGGCCATCGCCGTGCAGGCGGCCTCGGGCGTCGCCGGGAAGTTCCTCGGCGAGGAGCGCGCGAAGCAGGTGCAGGACGTGGTGACGGGCGGCGCGGACGCCGCCAAGGCCCAGGCGCAGGCGGAGGCCGAGAAGCGCGCCGCCGAGGAGCGCGCCAAGGCCGAGCAGCGCGCGCGCGAGGAGGCCGACGCCGCGAAGCAGAAGGCCGCCGACGAGGCGAAGAAGAAGCTCAAGGGCCTCTTCGGCAAGTAGCCCGCAGTGCCCCGCCGCGCGCCCCCCGAGCGCGCGCGGCGGGAGTTGGGGCAGGATGGCGCCATGCTCAAGCGCCTGCTGCGCCATCCCCTGGTGTGCCTCGTCGTTACGCTCGTGCTGACGGGTCTGCTCAGCGCGGCGCTCTCGCCCGTCCTGCGCCCGCTGCTGCTGGGGCTCGCGTCGCCGGAGCTGCGCGAGCTGCACCGGCTCTCCGTGGGCCCGCTGCTCTCCGCGCTCTACTGCACGGTGGCGGTGCTCGTCGTGGGGCGCTACCTGCAGCGCGAGCCGCCCGCGAAGCTGGGCTTCTCCCTGCGGCGCTTCTGGCCGCACCTGGGCTGGGGGCTGCTGGTGGGCGCGGGGCTGATGGGCGCCGTGGTGGGGCTCTTCGCGCTGCTCGGCTGGTACCGCGTGGAGGCGACGGGCGAGACGCTGGGCGAGGAGCTGCGCGAGGCAGGCGTGTACCTCTACGCCTTCGCCGCCGTGGCGTACTCGGAGGAGCTGATGGTGCGCGGCATCATCTTCCGCCTGCTGGAGCAGTGGCTCGGCTCCACCGTGGCGCTGCTCGTCTCCAGCGCCCTCTTCGGCGCGGGGCACCTGATGAACCCGGACGCCACGGTGTACTCCTCCGTCGCCATCGCGGTGGAGGCGGGGCTCCTGCTGGGCGCGGCGTACATGCTCACGCGCTCGCTGTGGTTCGCCGTGGGCATCCACTGGGCGTGGAACTGGGTGCAGGGGCCGCTGCTGGGCGTGGACGTGTCCGGCATGAAGATGGACGGCCTGGTGGACAGCGCGCTGGTGGGCCCGGTGGCGTGGACGGGCGGGCCCTTCGGCGCCGAGGGCGGCTACACCGCGGTGCTGCTGTGCACGGCGGCCGGCGTGGCGCTCGCGTGGGCGGCGGCGCGGCGCGGGCAGTGGCTGCCCTTCCTGCACTGGCGCAAGCTGCGGCGCGAGGAGCGCGCGCGCGAGGCGGCGGCCTCCCCGCCTGCGCCCGCGCCCGTGGATCCCTCTCCCGCGGGCTGAGCCCGCATCGAGCGCACGCGCGCGCAGACGGCGGCGTGTAGTGTGCCGCGCGAGATGACCTCCTCCTTCTGGCGCGGCTACCGCGCCACGCTCCCCCTGTGGCTGGGCGCGGCCCCCTTCGGGCTCGCGTACGCGGTGACGGCACGCGCCGCGGGGCTGAGCGTGCGCGACACGCAGCTGATGAGCGTGCTGGTCTACGCGGGCGGCGCGCAGTTCAGCGCGGCGGGGCTCTTCGCCGAGCGCGCCTCGGTGGGGGCGCTGCTCTTCACCACGCTGCTGCTCAACCTGCGCCACGTGCTCTACGGCCTGTCCCTGGGACGGCTCGTCCCCTTCACCCCGGGCGAGCGCGCGCTCGCGGCGCACTTCCTCACGGACGAGACCTACGGCGTGACGGTGGCCGAGCCCCGGCGCGACTTCCGCTTCGTGCTGGGCTCGGGCGCGAGCCTCTTCACCGTGTGGAACGTCTTCACCTTCCTGGGCATCCTCGCCGGCGCGGCCGTGCCCGACCCCGAGCGCCTGGGCGTGGACTTCGTCTTTCCGCTCGCCTTCCTCGCGCTGCTCATCCCCATGCTGCGCGCGCGCACGGAGTGGACCGTCGCGGCGGCTTCCGGCCTCTTCGCGCTCGCGCTCTCGCGGGTGGCGCCCGGGGGCCTGGTGGTGCTGCTCACGGCGGTGGGCGGCGCGCTGCTGGGGGCGGTGCTCTCGCAGGCGAAGCGCCGGCGCGAGCGCGAGGCGCGGCCTTGAGCCCGCTCGCCGTCATCTGCGCCATGGCCGCGCTCACCTACGCCACGCGCTGGGTGGGCCTGCGCTTCAACGACCTGCAGCTGCCGCCCTTCTGGCTCGACTTCCTGCGCTTCGTGCCGGTGTCGGTGTTCACCGCGCTGGTGGTGCCCGCGCTCTCGGGACCGCGGGGGCAGACGCCCGCGCGCGTGCTCGCGGCGGCCGTGGCCGCACTGGTGCTGTGGCGCTTCGGCCGGATGTGGCTGGGGCTCGCGGTGGGGCTCGCCGCCTTCGCTGCCCTTCGCGCGCTGCTCGGCGTGTAGCCCGCGCGGCCCGTCCGGGCAGGGGCGACGCCGCTTATTCCCCTCCGCCGCGTGAAGCGCGCCGCGCGGTGGACGCGCGGCCGGGCCGACCTGCGGCCCTGCAGGCGTCCGCTGCACGCGGGGGCCCTGTGCACTCCGCACCCCTGCGCGCACCTTGTGACGCGCTGTCCCCCCGTCCCCCTCTCCCTCCCCTGGAGCCACGCGCCATGGCGAACCCCAAGAACCCTGACCTCCCCCGTGACAACGCCGACACGAACCGCGGACTGAATGCCGGCAGCGCGGGCTACGACGACGCCTCCAACGGCCGCAGCACGCGCCCGCAGGACACGGCAGGCCGGCAGTCCTACGGCATGACGGGCGGCCTGGGCAGCAGCGGCAGCTCGCAGCGCGACTTCTACCGCGAGGCACTCTCGCGCGGCGTGAACCGCCGCATGGGCCGCGACGACCTGCAGCGCGACTTCCGCGGCGAGTCGCGCCCCTACGATCGCCCCGAGGACTACCGCAGCGAGGGCGTGCGCGGCGAGAACTACGGCCAGGGCAGCAACTATGGCGTGCGCCCCGAGCGCTACGCGGAGATGCAGGGACGCAACGAGGGCTTCCGCGGGCAGGAGACCTACCGCACGGAGGAGTTCCAGCGCGGCGACCTGCAGCGCGGCGACTTCCAGCGCGGCGACTGGCAGCGCGGCAACGAGCGCAACGAGGGCAGCCACATGCCCACCGGGCGCACGATGGCGCTCGCGGCCGCGGGCCTGGGCGCGGTGGGCGCGGGCCTCGGGCTGATGCGCCGCGGGCGCTGGGCGAAGGAGCCCCTGTGCGCGAACGACGTGATGAGCCGCGGCGTGAAGACGGTGATGCCCGAGCACACGCTGCGCGAGGTGGCGCGGCTGATGCGCGAGGAGAACGTGGGCATCGTGCCGGTGACGGACGCGCAGGGAAGGCTGCTCGGCGTGGTGACGGACCGCGACCTCGTGGTGCGCGCGATGAGCGAGGACCGGATGCCCTCGCAGGTGCGCGTCTCGGACATCATGTCCTCCGAGGACCTGGAGGTGGCCACGCCCGAGGACGCGCTCAACGACATCATCGAGCTGATGGGCCGCAAGCAGGTGCGCCGCATCCCGGTGGTGGAGCGCGACAACCGGCTGGTGGGCATCATCGCCATGGGGGACATCGCCACGCGCGCCGAGTTCGACGAGGAGCTGCAGGACGCGCTCGAGCGCATCTCCTCGCGCCGCTCCTTCTGGGCGCGTCTAGGCTAGGGGGCATGGCCCAGCCCTTCCTGCTGCTGAACGAGGCGGACGTGCGGCGCGTGCTCACCCTGGACGCGCTGCTGCCCGCGCTCGCGGAGACGCTCTCCCGCTTCTCCGCGGGCGAGCTCGTGCAGCCGCAGCGCAGCGTGCTCGCGGTGGGCCCTGCGGCCTCCTTCTTCGGGGTGATGCCGGCCTACAGCCCGGCCCCGCCCGCGCTGGGCGCGAAGCTCGTCACCGTGGTGCACGCGAACGCCGCGCGCGGGCTGCCCAGCCACCTCGCCACCGTGCTGCTGCTGGACCCGGACACGGGCGCCCTGCTCGCGCTGCTGGACGGGCGCTACATCACAGAGCTGCGCACCGCGGCCGTCTCGGCCCTCTCCGTGCGCCACCTCGCGGCCGGGCCCGTGCGCACGCTCGCGCTGCTGGGCGCGGGCGTGCAGGCCCAGAGCCACCTGCACGCGCTTTCACACCTCGGCCCGCTCGAGGAGGTGCGGGTGTGGAGCCCGCGCCAGGAGAGCCGCGAGCGCTTCGCCCGCGCGCACGCCGCGGCAGCCGCACCCGGGCGGATGCGCGCGGTGGACAGCGCCGAGGAGGCGGTGCAGGGCGCGCAAGCGGTGGTGCTCGCCACCGCGGCCACCGAGCCCGTGCTGCAGGATGCGTGGGTGGCGCCGGGCGCGCACGTGGTCTCCGTGGGCGCGTGCCGGCCGGCGGAGCGGGAGCTGGATCCCGTGCTCCTCGCGCGCTCGCGCCTCTTCGTGGACTCGCGCACGGCGGCGCTCGCCGAGTCCGGCGACGTGGTGCAGGGCCTGCGCGAGGGGCGCTTCGGCCCCGCGCACCTGAGGGCGGAGCTGGGCGAGGTCATCGGCGGCCGGGCCCCAGGGCGACAGAGCGCCGAGGAGGTCACCGTCTTCAAGTCGCTGGGGCTCGCGGTGGAGGACTTGTGCGCCGCGCAGCTCGCGTACCGGCTCGCCCGGGAGCGGGGGCTGGGCCAGGCGCTGGCGCTCTAACCCCGCGAAAAGAGAGGCCCGGCAGAAATCTTCCAAGGCGGCGTGCGACATTTTCCGGGGGCTCCTGTCACGGCGGGCAGGAGGGAAAATCCATGCCCCACGACGCCTCGCACACCCCCGCCGTCTCCCCCGCTGCCGCCCCGGGCTGGAGGCTCCGC from Aggregicoccus sp. 17bor-14 encodes the following:
- a CDS encoding ornithine cyclodeaminase family protein → MAQPFLLLNEADVRRVLTLDALLPALAETLSRFSAGELVQPQRSVLAVGPAASFFGVMPAYSPAPPALGAKLVTVVHANAARGLPSHLATVLLLDPDTGALLALLDGRYITELRTAAVSALSVRHLAAGPVRTLALLGAGVQAQSHLHALSHLGPLEEVRVWSPRQESRERFARAHAAAAAPGRMRAVDSAEEAVQGAQAVVLATAATEPVLQDAWVAPGAHVVSVGACRPAERELDPVLLARSRLFVDSRTAALAESGDVVQGLREGRFGPAHLRAELGEVIGGRAPGRQSAEEVTVFKSLGLAVEDLCAAQLAYRLARERGLGQALAL
- a CDS encoding AsmA family protein, translated to MSSEPKKKRWPIVLGAIVALLVAVVLIVLWRLDAILLDQARAQAATLSQRLGRPVQVGDIDTQLFPHVGAEVQDVVVGAAAGEDAPLLELKSVDVRVALMPALRSRGKDLQVLNAEATGLTVNVIRLPDGTTNLQRLQQRLAETAPKEEPQQEQAPTDLSGVRVDRAALTDGRVRFIDHGAGAKARELAINDVDMELKDLRVGQPLDVVLKAAVLAEKQNLELRLHAAPLPATLTPVPERLVLKVEPIDLAPLAPFISPEVGFQAGHFQADWDALLGAAVPGGSGPTRLKGGFKATGLKFAGAEGGKALDVVLDTDVTGDVAKGDLALDTLRFDLGPAGINGKGRVRGLMSPTPSVEGLEIKSHDLDPAKLAEYYPPLRKQLAGQVAGPIGLSVKGSGTQAAQALVVDVDLTPVRLRIPLQLAKDAGAPMRLSANLSGAAATGGSLRFDATADLTGADLRPGLTLNKAPGQRMDVDAKGTYAPAQGKTPLRVDVSALTVHLLEDTMTGTAKYAQGGTPKAPRTDFAVDLKSAHLDADKLLLKEEEAIALNGGKPLPVPDDPNRFRGMHGDMKVQIATLRMSGLDLANVLVLAKMDEDLFSVQKLSAGLAGGTVSADGTSMHLGPTPDKRPFDAKLSMKNIDLEKALQMVSDHKVMGGTFSGDVNLKGVGTEMSGLTQTLAGVIQGDVLNGTFFGKDLFASVSEPLAKALPFAGKKLEDTGVTKFGEKLPFGLTIEHGVAQLSKPITWTRPEGGVNFTGGMKLDGMLNLAGTLDFAPAAINKLTLGKVTPTQPIPLSLSVTGPAWKPEIGGLDVKPAAKAIAVQAASGVAGKFLGEERAKQVQDVVTGGADAAKAQAQAEAEKRAAEERAKAEQRAREEADAAKQKAADEAKKKLKGLFGK
- a CDS encoding CPBP family intramembrane glutamic endopeptidase, with protein sequence MLKRLLRHPLVCLVVTLVLTGLLSAALSPVLRPLLLGLASPELRELHRLSVGPLLSALYCTVAVLVVGRYLQREPPAKLGFSLRRFWPHLGWGLLVGAGLMGAVVGLFALLGWYRVEATGETLGEELREAGVYLYAFAAVAYSEELMVRGIIFRLLEQWLGSTVALLVSSALFGAGHLMNPDATVYSSVAIAVEAGLLLGAAYMLTRSLWFAVGIHWAWNWVQGPLLGVDVSGMKMDGLVDSALVGPVAWTGGPFGAEGGYTAVLLCTAAGVALAWAAARRGQWLPFLHWRKLRREERAREAAASPPAPAPVDPSPAG
- a CDS encoding ATP-binding protein, with protein sequence MGRTWSFAQRVGVGFVTALLIALALAASSVLALRTLALSGRAATLDASEDRLLVEQLRRAFSEKVGASRGYALSGNLLFEEDARVARGDFRRLHAELQRRLVEPPGPTLLAQLATAEAGHEAAVEKVRRAREDGATPGRLRELVGSELQGPRVATELLLSQLSAHVDRHLAAGAAADARATRRALVLVFVSTALGLALAASLGWVLTRPLTRLNQSAHQSEQRFALVVDAVRDYALMLLDAQGRVTHWNAGAQRIHGWREEEVLGQPVSALYPPEAQARGLPARELERTLRDGRLQGESWRLRKDGTRFWAEFLLTPVKSASGQLEGFACVTRDITERKRVERAQRLFAEAGRLFNRALDPDVTVTELARLTVPEVADACILYLVAPGAQSVSAAAIVHAEREQELRLRELVRRFPPTPGTPFGVWQTLDTRRSTLVPEVTREMAERVASDPDERALLEELAFRSFLIVPLVVGERALGALALFSTREERRFSNTDRAFVEELAGRAALALDNARLYREAQEALELIGVAAHDLANPLHMLQLLLSKLRRTDLEDHEKVRGGLMAADKQTKRLGQMLNNLLDLSRSSSGALVLELGELELGELVREVVERSAEQAAEAGVALSAELAPGLVGRWDRLRLDRVVTNLLSNALKFGRGRPVQLRAWGAGGQVYLSVRDRGPGIPADAQARIFGRFQRAPSGEGKAGFGLGLYIVRQLVEAHGGRIRVESVPGEGATFLVELPRDPALAAREGGSAGSPVAGGAEPAAPPGGGHS
- a CDS encoding CBS domain-containing protein, producing MANPKNPDLPRDNADTNRGLNAGSAGYDDASNGRSTRPQDTAGRQSYGMTGGLGSSGSSQRDFYREALSRGVNRRMGRDDLQRDFRGESRPYDRPEDYRSEGVRGENYGQGSNYGVRPERYAEMQGRNEGFRGQETYRTEEFQRGDLQRGDFQRGDWQRGNERNEGSHMPTGRTMALAAAGLGAVGAGLGLMRRGRWAKEPLCANDVMSRGVKTVMPEHTLREVARLMREENVGIVPVTDAQGRLLGVVTDRDLVVRAMSEDRMPSQVRVSDIMSSEDLEVATPEDALNDIIELMGRKQVRRIPVVERDNRLVGIIAMGDIATRAEFDEELQDALERISSRRSFWARLG
- a CDS encoding AzlC family ABC transporter permease, with translation MTSSFWRGYRATLPLWLGAAPFGLAYAVTARAAGLSVRDTQLMSVLVYAGGAQFSAAGLFAERASVGALLFTTLLLNLRHVLYGLSLGRLVPFTPGERALAAHFLTDETYGVTVAEPRRDFRFVLGSGASLFTVWNVFTFLGILAGAAVPDPERLGVDFVFPLAFLALLIPMLRARTEWTVAAASGLFALALSRVAPGGLVVLLTAVGGALLGAVLSQAKRRREREARP
- a CDS encoding Ig-like domain-containing protein is translated as MNRITLARSAALLAAVLLSACGPSPATISLSAPAEQVGPLRSRGQQLTLSALVQDKHGQKLEKAKLKWVSTVPEVATVEDGQVVALRSGKTEIVALSGRSVRGAFPLVVSIPGSMELRTGDVDFLEEGRSLPLSVTLKNEQGRAITDAAPTFSSSDPTVARVDNGRILGLSPGTATLTATVGQMSRRLNVRVVRNDFARMGLTETHVTLLRRGQTHVVRAQAFNAKGAVIDGVPFLWFSSDWSVATVGADGTVTAVGPGRCVVTATAGRRRAAAEVVVQGPAVATAN
- a CDS encoding YbhB/YbcL family Raf kinase inhibitor-like protein is translated as MSLQLHSEDFEEGAPLPRRLTCEGEDRSPALAWEGAPPGTGAYALVVDDPDAPDPAHPRTRWVHWVLYNLPKEARGLPAGASGASLPPGAREGLNDWQRAGYGGPCPPVGRHRYVHTLYALDGPLPDLGRPPTRAELEAAMGGHVLARTQLIGTYQKGQPG
- a CDS encoding AzlD domain-containing protein, with translation MSPLAVICAMAALTYATRWVGLRFNDLQLPPFWLDFLRFVPVSVFTALVVPALSGPRGQTPARVLAAAVAALVLWRFGRMWLGLAVGLAAFAALRALLGV